A region of the uncultured Fibrobacter sp. genome:
AAGGCGGGAAGGAGAGTCTTTTGTTGAACCGTTGCCAGTTTTTTTTCGCTGTAGATTTTTTCAAGACCGGGAGTGACGACAATGTTTTTCCAGCGTTGTTTCTGTGCGACAAAAATCATGATGCCTTCGCCGCTTTCTTTGCCGAGGTTCCATTGTTCGGCGGTGTACTTTGCGTACTTGTCGCCCTTTTCGAATTGGTTTGCGTGTCCGATGTCGTCAATCAGCACGCAGGTAAGTTCAATTCCGGTTTCTTGATGGAACTTTTGGGCGAGGTCGTTAAAAAGTTGCGTTTCAGAAGCGTTCAGCAGGTGATTGTCGTCGTAAATCTGACCTTCACTGGGCTTCTGAGGAAATCTTTGGTCTTCAAAAGATGTTTCTGCCATAGCCCCGAGCGTAAGACTCAGGCAAAGGAGTGTAACACGTATGGAAATGCGCTTTAATAGAAACATCACTTTGAAAATATAAAGTTTATTTCTAAAAAGTTGCGCGTGAACTTATTTTTTCATAGGATTTTGGCGATAAAGTTTATTTGTATCTTACGAAATGGAATATTCTTGGTTGGAATATGAAAATGGGAAGATTTTAATTTTTTTTTGTGATAAGTGTTCTATTCAAAAAAAACTCTATATATTTAGGAGTGGGTTACGAATAGAACAATAGGATTGGATTATGAATGAGAAATGGACATGGCTCCCGGATTTTGCCTCGGATATGGGGATATGGGAAGACGATCTGGTCGGCATTGCGCCTGATGCAGAACATCTTTTCGTGACATACGAAAAGATGGTGTCTGTTCTTGATAACATTTATGATTTGCCCGGCCTTGCCGAGGCGTCTACCGTTGTAGGATGGGGCTTAGGAGCTTTTGTTCTTTTAAAGAATGCTCAAAATCGTCCCAAAAACCAGAAATGGATTCTGCTTTCGCCTTATGCGGATTATTGCTCTGAACACAGTGAATGGAATAACGAAAACCTGTCGTTTATTGCGCACCAGACGAAGACCGCGGTGGATGCTACCTTGAACGCTTTTTACGAACTGATTGAAAATGAATTTGGTGAATGGCAAGATGACTGGATGAAAGCCGCCAAGGCGATTAATCCTGAAGCCTTGTATAAGGGACTCTCGTATATTGCAAGGAACCGAATTGATGCGCCTGTTCCTATTACGGCTGAAACACAGGTCCTATATGGTCGCATGGATGGTGCCGTTCCTCCGGCTATGACCTTGGAACTCAAGGAATTTATGCCTGGGGTGGAATTCAAGGAACGCCCCAAGGCAGGACATTGGCCGCCTCTACTTTTGTTCTAGCCGCGTTTGCGGTTGATAAAAGAGAGCAAAAGCGTTGCGATCAGGTAGGCTGCGAAAAAGCACAGCAATAACATTTCAACAAAGTCGCCAATACGGCTGTATAGAGTGTCGCGGGTCTTGAGCGGCACTTTTCTTTGTACAACGCGATCGGTGAATATTTCGGTGTTGCCGTCGTAGTGGCCGTACTGGTCGATGAATGCGGAAACACCGCTGTTGGCAAGGCGTGCCACCGGCATGCCGTTTTCGATAGCGCGGTAACGGATCAAGTTCAGGTGCTGGTAAGGGGCGGTACTCCGGCCGAACCAGCCGTCGTTGGTAATGTTGACCATGAGGCGGGAGCCTTCGCGGATCGCTTCGCGCACCAGGTCGCCAAAAATGGCGTCGTAGCAAATGTAGGGTGTCCACAGGAACGGCTGGTAGACGGGGGTTTCTTTACCGGCGACAAAGTCTCCTTCGCCAAGATCCACATAGTTTAAAATCGGGAAGATTTCGTCAAACGGAATTCGTTCGCTAAAAGGCACCAGGTGCTTTTTGATGTAGCGCTTCGGGAAGTGAAAATCGCCGGGAGTGAACAGGAACGAGGCATTGTAGACATCGAACTTACGGATGCTTCCGCGCGGATTGCGACGGTAGTCGAGTGCGCCTACTAAAAGTTGAGAGTTCTTGCTGTCTGCGACTTCGTGCAGGCGTTCAATGATG
Encoded here:
- a CDS encoding alpha/beta hydrolase translates to MNEKWTWLPDFASDMGIWEDDLVGIAPDAEHLFVTYEKMVSVLDNIYDLPGLAEASTVVGWGLGAFVLLKNAQNRPKNQKWILLSPYADYCSEHSEWNNENLSFIAHQTKTAVDATLNAFYELIENEFGEWQDDWMKAAKAINPEALYKGLSYIARNRIDAPVPITAETQVLYGRMDGAVPPAMTLELKEFMPGVEFKERPKAGHWPPLLLF
- a CDS encoding YgcG family protein, which translates into the protein MFLLKRISIRVTLLCLSLTLGAMAETSFEDQRFPQKPSEGQIYDDNHLLNASETQLFNDLAQKFHQETGIELTCVLIDDIGHANQFEKGDKYAKYTAEQWNLGKESGEGIMIFVAQKQRWKNIVVTPGLEKIYSEKKLATVQQKTLLPA